One Bombus fervidus isolate BK054 chromosome 2, iyBomFerv1, whole genome shotgun sequence DNA segment encodes these proteins:
- the Cutlet gene encoding chromosome transmission fidelity protein 18 homolog isoform X1 yields the protein MDSEFPDPDEEFDLVHEEEYEVLKEIEELEKVKEEQPQKVQNLQEKRKEDELNTVISNLYKELNTPTCSKYNELCITGTSKVIEGNDNFGTDITKKRNYNELFGDISDILDVNDFANIQEPKEKKPRWNEPQEIIKVVVDAKVKFNEYDNGVSFNRKDVENKRESISLRVPRWNFIALTRPHDAQRIYIRVKSNEQNKIKKNTDSISNLLSVPYSQLKTAAEEIILQNVKRASCEIPYLAATKSAKDDELWVDKYRPRSYMELLSDESVNRHLLHWIKLWDKIVFNRNYVNNKKKKVNFTFKNRKFMDEKAFQEVDSKGFPIQRIVLLSGPPGLGKTTLAHLAAKHAGYNVVEINASDERSPDAFRQVLLASTQMKAVMGNDPKPNCLVLDEIDGAPAASIDLLLKFVQGKLVSKGKKDKTKTAKQSNSCHRPVICICNEPYTPSLRALKAVALIIPVPEVSATKVADRLMEISQKENLKVNPDALLGLVKVSGCDIRSCLGALQYMGGISLSDNLSFALKDSRKGLFDSWKQILKIPMNRSGILPLSERVQLVLKTVQNGETEKLAQGIFHNYPETCSDNFNYIALCLQWFQLFDEILSLIASLQTWSIMPYINYTFVAWHLYFATAGNIKLSYPSIAYEMSQKHARNVGILTAVQRSSGRNSVTLTIDIAPFLPDLLSPQLRTVSGHLHSDKEKDDLNRLVNILIDIGLTFIQEKNLDESYDYKLDPNIFEIGIFPDCKYHRTLTYTVKQIIVQELEAERLRRAENAIKNTTRSIQSKNETITNHNVITNSTSDPVAKICNNAASKTNVIQQSKNLQTKTTETKYKDFFGRIITIDQNKHDKLDKESTNSLNRLTKNGVWYKYKEGFSNAVRRKIKMRNLL from the exons ATGGATTCTGAATTTCCCGATCCTGATGAAGAATTTGATTTAGTTCACGAAGAAGAATATGaagttttaaaagaaattgaag agcttgaaaaagtaaaagaagaaCAGCCTCAAAAAGTTCAGAATTTGCAGGAGAAGCGGAAAGAAGATGAATTGAATACTGTGATATCAAATCTATATAAGGAATTAAATACTCCTACATGTAGTAAATACAATGAATTATGTATTACTGGTACTAGTAAAGTTATTGAAGGCAATGACAATTTTGGTACAGATATtacaaaaaagagaaattataaTGAACTTTTTGGTGATATCTCAGATATATTAGATGTAAATGATTTCG CTAATATTCAGGAaccaaaagaaaagaaaccaCGATGGAATGAACctcaagaaattattaaagtgGTAGTAGATGCTAAGGTTAAGTTTAATGAATATGACAATGGAGTTTCTTTTAACAGAAAAGATGTTGAAAA caAGAGAGAGTCAATATCATTGAGAGTTCCCCGTTGGAATTTTATAGCTCTGACTAGGCCACATGATGCACAACGTATTTATATAAGAGTAAAAAGTAAtgagcaaaataaaataaaaaaaaacacagaTTCGATTTCTAACTTATTGTCAGTACCATATAGTCAACTTAAAACTGCAGCTGAAGAAATT ATATTACAGAATGTTAAACGTGCCAGCTGTGAAATTCCCTACCTTGCTGCTACAAAATCTGCTAAAGATGATGAACTATGGGTTGATAAATATAGACCTAGATCTTACATGGAGTTACTTTCAGATGAAAGTGTAAACAGACACTTATTACATTGGATAAAACTCTGGgataaaatagtatttaatcgaaattatgttaataacaagaagaaaaaagtcaattttacatttaaaaatagaaagtttATGGATGAAAAGGCTTTCCAGGAAGTAGATAGTAAAGGTTTCCCAATTCAGAGAATTGTGCTACTTAGCGGACCACCTGGATTAGGAAAAACTACGTTAGCCCATTTAGCAGCCAAACATGCTGGCTATAATGTAGTAGAAATTAATGCAAGTGATGAAAGAAGTCCAGATGCATTTAg aCAAGTCCTTCTTGCATCAACACAAATGAAAGCAGTAATGGGAAACGATCCAAAGCCAAATTGTTTAGTTTTAGATGAAATTGATGGTGCACCAGCTGCATCGATCGATCTTCTTCTTAAGTTCGTACAAGGTAAATTAGTttcaaaaggaaagaaagataaGACGAAAACTGCTAAACAATCAAATTCTTGTCACCGTCCTGTAATATGCATCTGTAATGAACCATATACTCCTTCCCTAAG agCTCTTAAAGCAGTTGCCCTTATTATACCAGTACCAGAAGTAAGTGCTACAAAAGTAGCGGACAGATTAATGGAAATAtcacaaaaagaaaatttaaaagtaaatcCTGATGCACTTTTAGGATTAGTAAAAGTATCTGGGTGCGATATTAGATCATGTCTAGGAGCATTACAATATATGGGTGGTATTAGTTTAAGCGACAATTTATCTTTTGCATTAAAAGATAGTAGAAAAGGATTGTTCGACTCGtggaaacaaatattaaaaatacccATGAATAGAAGTGGTATACTGCCTCTTTCAGAAAGAGTTCAACTTGTACTAAAGACTGTGcaaaatg gagaaacagaaaaattagCTCAAGGCATATTCCATAATTATCCAGAAACTTGTagtgataattttaattatatagcaCTATGTTTACAATGGTTTCAACtttttgatgaaattttatctCTTATTGCAAGTCTTCAAACTTGGTCTATTATGccttatataaattatacattcgtTGCCTGGCATTTATACTTTGCAACCGcaggaaatattaaattatcctATCCTTCCATTGCATATGAA ATGAGTCAGAAACATGCAAGGAACGTTGGTATTCTAACTGCTGTTCAACGAAGTAGTGGTCGTAACAGTGTAACTTTAACAATCGACATTGCTCCTTTCCTTCCGGATTTATTATCTCCGCAATTACGAACAGTTTCTGGACATTTACACTCAGACAAAGAGAAGGATGATCTTAATCGATtagtgaatattttaattgacaTTGGCCTCACATTCATTCAAGAAAAGAATCTTGATGAAAGTTATGACTACAAACTAGATCC taatatatttgaaataggCATTTTTCCGGATTGTAAGTATCATCGAACACTCACATATACAGTGAAGCAAATAATTGTTCAAGAGTTAGAAGCTGAACGATTACGACGAGCtgaaaatgcaataaaaaatacaacaagatctattcaaagtaaaaatgaaacaattacaaatcataatgttataaccaatTCAACATCAGATCCTGTCGCCAAGATATGCAATAATGCAGCTAGCAAAACTAATGTTATACAACAATCTAAAAATCTTCAAACGAAAACAACAGAAACA aaatataaGGATTTCTTTGGAAGAATTATTACAATCGATCAAAATAAACACGACAAATTGGATAAAGAATCAACAAATTCGTTAAATCGTTTAACAAAGAACGGTGTGTGGTATAAATACAAAGAAGGTTTTAGCAATGCAGTTCGccgaaaaattaaaatgaggaatcttctttaa
- the Cutlet gene encoding chromosome transmission fidelity protein 18 homolog isoform X2 → MISEPKEKKPRWNEPQEIIKVVVDAKVKFNEYDNGVSFNRKDVENKRESISLRVPRWNFIALTRPHDAQRIYIRVKSNEQNKIKKNTDSISNLLSVPYSQLKTAAEEIILQNVKRASCEIPYLAATKSAKDDELWVDKYRPRSYMELLSDESVNRHLLHWIKLWDKIVFNRNYVNNKKKKVNFTFKNRKFMDEKAFQEVDSKGFPIQRIVLLSGPPGLGKTTLAHLAAKHAGYNVVEINASDERSPDAFRQVLLASTQMKAVMGNDPKPNCLVLDEIDGAPAASIDLLLKFVQGKLVSKGKKDKTKTAKQSNSCHRPVICICNEPYTPSLRALKAVALIIPVPEVSATKVADRLMEISQKENLKVNPDALLGLVKVSGCDIRSCLGALQYMGGISLSDNLSFALKDSRKGLFDSWKQILKIPMNRSGILPLSERVQLVLKTVQNGETEKLAQGIFHNYPETCSDNFNYIALCLQWFQLFDEILSLIASLQTWSIMPYINYTFVAWHLYFATAGNIKLSYPSIAYEMSQKHARNVGILTAVQRSSGRNSVTLTIDIAPFLPDLLSPQLRTVSGHLHSDKEKDDLNRLVNILIDIGLTFIQEKNLDESYDYKLDPNIFEIGIFPDCKYHRTLTYTVKQIIVQELEAERLRRAENAIKNTTRSIQSKNETITNHNVITNSTSDPVAKICNNAASKTNVIQQSKNLQTKTTETKYKDFFGRIITIDQNKHDKLDKESTNSLNRLTKNGVWYKYKEGFSNAVRRKIKMRNLL, encoded by the exons ATGATTTCG GAaccaaaagaaaagaaaccaCGATGGAATGAACctcaagaaattattaaagtgGTAGTAGATGCTAAGGTTAAGTTTAATGAATATGACAATGGAGTTTCTTTTAACAGAAAAGATGTTGAAAA caAGAGAGAGTCAATATCATTGAGAGTTCCCCGTTGGAATTTTATAGCTCTGACTAGGCCACATGATGCACAACGTATTTATATAAGAGTAAAAAGTAAtgagcaaaataaaataaaaaaaaacacagaTTCGATTTCTAACTTATTGTCAGTACCATATAGTCAACTTAAAACTGCAGCTGAAGAAATT ATATTACAGAATGTTAAACGTGCCAGCTGTGAAATTCCCTACCTTGCTGCTACAAAATCTGCTAAAGATGATGAACTATGGGTTGATAAATATAGACCTAGATCTTACATGGAGTTACTTTCAGATGAAAGTGTAAACAGACACTTATTACATTGGATAAAACTCTGGgataaaatagtatttaatcgaaattatgttaataacaagaagaaaaaagtcaattttacatttaaaaatagaaagtttATGGATGAAAAGGCTTTCCAGGAAGTAGATAGTAAAGGTTTCCCAATTCAGAGAATTGTGCTACTTAGCGGACCACCTGGATTAGGAAAAACTACGTTAGCCCATTTAGCAGCCAAACATGCTGGCTATAATGTAGTAGAAATTAATGCAAGTGATGAAAGAAGTCCAGATGCATTTAg aCAAGTCCTTCTTGCATCAACACAAATGAAAGCAGTAATGGGAAACGATCCAAAGCCAAATTGTTTAGTTTTAGATGAAATTGATGGTGCACCAGCTGCATCGATCGATCTTCTTCTTAAGTTCGTACAAGGTAAATTAGTttcaaaaggaaagaaagataaGACGAAAACTGCTAAACAATCAAATTCTTGTCACCGTCCTGTAATATGCATCTGTAATGAACCATATACTCCTTCCCTAAG agCTCTTAAAGCAGTTGCCCTTATTATACCAGTACCAGAAGTAAGTGCTACAAAAGTAGCGGACAGATTAATGGAAATAtcacaaaaagaaaatttaaaagtaaatcCTGATGCACTTTTAGGATTAGTAAAAGTATCTGGGTGCGATATTAGATCATGTCTAGGAGCATTACAATATATGGGTGGTATTAGTTTAAGCGACAATTTATCTTTTGCATTAAAAGATAGTAGAAAAGGATTGTTCGACTCGtggaaacaaatattaaaaatacccATGAATAGAAGTGGTATACTGCCTCTTTCAGAAAGAGTTCAACTTGTACTAAAGACTGTGcaaaatg gagaaacagaaaaattagCTCAAGGCATATTCCATAATTATCCAGAAACTTGTagtgataattttaattatatagcaCTATGTTTACAATGGTTTCAACtttttgatgaaattttatctCTTATTGCAAGTCTTCAAACTTGGTCTATTATGccttatataaattatacattcgtTGCCTGGCATTTATACTTTGCAACCGcaggaaatattaaattatcctATCCTTCCATTGCATATGAA ATGAGTCAGAAACATGCAAGGAACGTTGGTATTCTAACTGCTGTTCAACGAAGTAGTGGTCGTAACAGTGTAACTTTAACAATCGACATTGCTCCTTTCCTTCCGGATTTATTATCTCCGCAATTACGAACAGTTTCTGGACATTTACACTCAGACAAAGAGAAGGATGATCTTAATCGATtagtgaatattttaattgacaTTGGCCTCACATTCATTCAAGAAAAGAATCTTGATGAAAGTTATGACTACAAACTAGATCC taatatatttgaaataggCATTTTTCCGGATTGTAAGTATCATCGAACACTCACATATACAGTGAAGCAAATAATTGTTCAAGAGTTAGAAGCTGAACGATTACGACGAGCtgaaaatgcaataaaaaatacaacaagatctattcaaagtaaaaatgaaacaattacaaatcataatgttataaccaatTCAACATCAGATCCTGTCGCCAAGATATGCAATAATGCAGCTAGCAAAACTAATGTTATACAACAATCTAAAAATCTTCAAACGAAAACAACAGAAACA aaatataaGGATTTCTTTGGAAGAATTATTACAATCGATCAAAATAAACACGACAAATTGGATAAAGAATCAACAAATTCGTTAAATCGTTTAACAAAGAACGGTGTGTGGTATAAATACAAAGAAGGTTTTAGCAATGCAGTTCGccgaaaaattaaaatgaggaatcttctttaa
- the Cutlet gene encoding chromosome transmission fidelity protein 18 homolog isoform X3, with translation MDSEFPDPDEEFDLVHEEEYEVLKEIEELEKVKEEQPQKVQNLQEKRKEDELNTVISNLYKELNTPTCSKYNELCITGTSKVIEGNDNFGTDITKKRNYNELFGDISDILDVNDFANIQEPKEKKPRWNEPQEIIKVVVDAKVKFNEYDNGVSFNRKDVENKRESISLRVPRWNFIALTRPHDAQRIYIRVKSNEQNKIKKNTDSISNLLSVPYSQLKTAAEEIILQNVKRASCEIPYLAATKSAKDDELWVDKYRPRSYMELLSDESVNRHLLHWIKLWDKIVFNRNYVNNKKKKVNFTFKNRKFMDEKAFQEVDSKGFPIQRIVLLSGPPGLGKTTLAHLAAKHAGYNVVEINASDERSPDAFRQVLLASTQMKAVMGNDPKPNCLVLDEIDGAPAASIDLLLKFVQGKLVSKGKKDKTKTAKQSNSCHRPVICICNEPYTPSLRALKAVALIIPVPEVSATKVADRLMEISQKENLKVNPDALLGLVKVSGCDIRSCLGALQYMGGISLSDNLSFALKDSRKGLFDSWKQILKIPMNRSGILPLSERVQLVLKTVQNGETEKLAQGIFHNYPETCSDNFNYIALCLQWFQLFDEILSLIASLQTWSIMPYINYTFVAWHLYFATAGNIKLSYPSIAYEMSQKHARNVGILTAVQRSSGRNSVTLTIDIAPFLPDLLSPQLRTVSGHLHSDKEKDDLNRLVNILIDIGLTFIQEKNLDESYDYKLDPHFSGL, from the exons ATGGATTCTGAATTTCCCGATCCTGATGAAGAATTTGATTTAGTTCACGAAGAAGAATATGaagttttaaaagaaattgaag agcttgaaaaagtaaaagaagaaCAGCCTCAAAAAGTTCAGAATTTGCAGGAGAAGCGGAAAGAAGATGAATTGAATACTGTGATATCAAATCTATATAAGGAATTAAATACTCCTACATGTAGTAAATACAATGAATTATGTATTACTGGTACTAGTAAAGTTATTGAAGGCAATGACAATTTTGGTACAGATATtacaaaaaagagaaattataaTGAACTTTTTGGTGATATCTCAGATATATTAGATGTAAATGATTTCG CTAATATTCAGGAaccaaaagaaaagaaaccaCGATGGAATGAACctcaagaaattattaaagtgGTAGTAGATGCTAAGGTTAAGTTTAATGAATATGACAATGGAGTTTCTTTTAACAGAAAAGATGTTGAAAA caAGAGAGAGTCAATATCATTGAGAGTTCCCCGTTGGAATTTTATAGCTCTGACTAGGCCACATGATGCACAACGTATTTATATAAGAGTAAAAAGTAAtgagcaaaataaaataaaaaaaaacacagaTTCGATTTCTAACTTATTGTCAGTACCATATAGTCAACTTAAAACTGCAGCTGAAGAAATT ATATTACAGAATGTTAAACGTGCCAGCTGTGAAATTCCCTACCTTGCTGCTACAAAATCTGCTAAAGATGATGAACTATGGGTTGATAAATATAGACCTAGATCTTACATGGAGTTACTTTCAGATGAAAGTGTAAACAGACACTTATTACATTGGATAAAACTCTGGgataaaatagtatttaatcgaaattatgttaataacaagaagaaaaaagtcaattttacatttaaaaatagaaagtttATGGATGAAAAGGCTTTCCAGGAAGTAGATAGTAAAGGTTTCCCAATTCAGAGAATTGTGCTACTTAGCGGACCACCTGGATTAGGAAAAACTACGTTAGCCCATTTAGCAGCCAAACATGCTGGCTATAATGTAGTAGAAATTAATGCAAGTGATGAAAGAAGTCCAGATGCATTTAg aCAAGTCCTTCTTGCATCAACACAAATGAAAGCAGTAATGGGAAACGATCCAAAGCCAAATTGTTTAGTTTTAGATGAAATTGATGGTGCACCAGCTGCATCGATCGATCTTCTTCTTAAGTTCGTACAAGGTAAATTAGTttcaaaaggaaagaaagataaGACGAAAACTGCTAAACAATCAAATTCTTGTCACCGTCCTGTAATATGCATCTGTAATGAACCATATACTCCTTCCCTAAG agCTCTTAAAGCAGTTGCCCTTATTATACCAGTACCAGAAGTAAGTGCTACAAAAGTAGCGGACAGATTAATGGAAATAtcacaaaaagaaaatttaaaagtaaatcCTGATGCACTTTTAGGATTAGTAAAAGTATCTGGGTGCGATATTAGATCATGTCTAGGAGCATTACAATATATGGGTGGTATTAGTTTAAGCGACAATTTATCTTTTGCATTAAAAGATAGTAGAAAAGGATTGTTCGACTCGtggaaacaaatattaaaaatacccATGAATAGAAGTGGTATACTGCCTCTTTCAGAAAGAGTTCAACTTGTACTAAAGACTGTGcaaaatg gagaaacagaaaaattagCTCAAGGCATATTCCATAATTATCCAGAAACTTGTagtgataattttaattatatagcaCTATGTTTACAATGGTTTCAACtttttgatgaaattttatctCTTATTGCAAGTCTTCAAACTTGGTCTATTATGccttatataaattatacattcgtTGCCTGGCATTTATACTTTGCAACCGcaggaaatattaaattatcctATCCTTCCATTGCATATGAA ATGAGTCAGAAACATGCAAGGAACGTTGGTATTCTAACTGCTGTTCAACGAAGTAGTGGTCGTAACAGTGTAACTTTAACAATCGACATTGCTCCTTTCCTTCCGGATTTATTATCTCCGCAATTACGAACAGTTTCTGGACATTTACACTCAGACAAAGAGAAGGATGATCTTAATCGATtagtgaatattttaattgacaTTGGCCTCACATTCATTCAAGAAAAGAATCTTGATGAAAGTTATGACTACAAACTAGATCC gCATTTTTCCGGATTGTAA